A window of the Corallococcus soli genome harbors these coding sequences:
- a CDS encoding type I polyketide synthase, with translation MSTDTPTEVEGIAVIGMGGRLPGAKTLAAFWKNLTGGVDSITFFTDEELIAEGTDPALVRAPHYVKARGTLGDTDQFDAAFFGMNPREAALMDPQHRLFLECAWEAMEHSGYSPERQPGRVGVFGGMSMNTYLLSNLYSHLAHVASVESLQASIGNDKDSLTTEVAYRMDLTGPAVTVQSSSSTSLTCIHYACQSLLSFECDMALAGGVSIHFPEKAGSLYHEGGTTAPDGRCHTFDAEAQGFVAGHGAAVVTLKRLSDALKDGDTVYAVVRGSAVNNDGSRKVSYMAPAVAGQAEVIALAQAVANVEPDTLGYVEAHGTATKVGDPIEVAALTQAFRQGTDKKNFCALGSVKSNIGHLDSAAGAVGFIKAVLSLHHKKLVPSLHFKTPNPACDFPNSPFYVNTELRDFPKGATPRRAGVTSLGMGGTNAHVILEEAPEPPATDTPRRPAQLVLLSARTEASLEVATDRLAAHLREHPGTELADVAHTLQLGRKRFGKRRAVVARTLAELITALEERTPGRVFSGAAENAGRPVMFMFSGQGSQYVDMGRDLYEQEPAFRAQVDTCAEKLKPHLGLDLRTVLYPPEASRELASERLKQTGLAQPALFVIEYALAKLWASWGVTPHAMVGHSIGEFVAACLAGVFTLDDALALVAARGRLMQSLPAGSMLAVPLLVAQVTPLLPEGLSVAAVNSPTTCVVAGPTAQVDAFEQQLQSQGLHGSRLHTSHAFHSAMMDPILDAFREAVRKVARQAPKKPYLSNVTGTWVTSEEATSPEYWVKHLRGAVRFADGVAELLKESDAILLEVGPGNTLATLARQHPDKGARHAILHSLRHPKEQHADLDTVLGTLGRLWLEGVEADWDAFRGEERRRRVALPTAPFERQRHWVEPRKATTTSDGERAEAVSADQKQPVARWFYLPSWQRSLPLPKSAWSEKKSSWWLFLPDEASGATGESLGALLARRLEEAGQDVLRITPGSVTAKHAEHHWTLALGGEGALLETLAAPDHVLHLGTLGVGEPRGEADFESALGKGFLGLMGIARALGPQPGARPVSLVAVTDRMQALGEEAPSPELATVLGPVRVIPQEYGHLSAKAVDLRLPTPGNWQEAALVEALLSEAATPSRQEDVIAYRGGARWVRTYEPLPADAPRAAQVPLRDGGVYLIIGGFGTLGFMHARSLAKRVKKAKLVLAGRTALPERAQWDGHLAANPEDDAVARRILQVLSLEALGAEVLTVCLDAANKVQVQTAVEAAVSRFGALHGVVFAAGDVGPALFRAIPDTRPEDVRDTFHGRVRGLYALEEALRGRPLDFCLLSSSLAAVLGGLGLASYAAATSFMDAFATKQSQMTPVPWMSVGWDAWKFESRAGGTQSPFGALAITLSEGEDAFERLFQLGPVPHVAVSTSDLRARASKWSQPASPRGPAAKQDVGAIPGTTPRPTLQNAYVPPRDPLEERLAHLWETTLGIAQVGVHDNFFELGGNSLVGVKLIALVREQFGVALPAVTLYEGPTVGALAKLLQAASDTGDAAPEDTEALSRGERRRARRANRRGDDTPDEEP, from the coding sequence ATGAGCACTGACACCCCCACCGAAGTGGAAGGCATCGCGGTCATCGGCATGGGCGGACGCCTGCCCGGCGCGAAGACCCTCGCCGCGTTCTGGAAGAACCTCACGGGCGGCGTGGACAGCATCACCTTCTTCACCGACGAGGAGCTCATCGCGGAAGGGACGGACCCGGCCCTGGTGCGCGCCCCCCACTACGTGAAGGCGCGCGGCACGCTGGGCGACACGGACCAGTTCGACGCGGCCTTCTTCGGCATGAACCCGCGCGAGGCCGCGCTGATGGATCCCCAGCACCGCCTGTTCCTGGAGTGTGCGTGGGAGGCGATGGAGCACTCGGGCTACAGCCCGGAGCGGCAGCCCGGCCGCGTGGGCGTGTTCGGCGGCATGAGCATGAACACGTACCTGCTCTCCAACCTGTACTCGCACCTGGCGCACGTCGCGTCGGTGGAGAGCCTCCAGGCGTCCATCGGCAACGACAAGGACAGCCTGACGACGGAGGTCGCGTACCGGATGGACCTGACGGGCCCCGCCGTCACGGTGCAGTCCTCGTCCTCCACGTCGCTCACCTGCATCCACTACGCCTGCCAGAGCCTGCTGTCGTTCGAGTGCGACATGGCCCTGGCCGGAGGCGTGTCCATCCACTTCCCGGAGAAGGCGGGCTCCCTCTACCACGAGGGTGGCACCACGGCGCCGGACGGCCGCTGCCACACCTTCGACGCGGAGGCCCAGGGGTTTGTCGCCGGCCACGGCGCGGCGGTGGTGACGCTCAAGCGCCTGTCGGACGCGCTCAAGGACGGGGACACCGTCTACGCCGTCGTGCGCGGCTCGGCGGTGAACAACGACGGCTCGCGCAAGGTCAGCTACATGGCCCCCGCCGTCGCGGGGCAGGCGGAGGTCATCGCGCTGGCGCAGGCGGTGGCGAACGTGGAACCGGACACCCTGGGCTACGTGGAGGCCCACGGCACCGCGACGAAGGTGGGGGACCCCATCGAGGTGGCGGCGCTCACGCAGGCGTTCCGCCAGGGCACGGACAAAAAGAACTTCTGCGCGCTGGGGTCGGTGAAGAGCAACATCGGGCACCTGGACTCGGCGGCGGGCGCGGTGGGCTTCATCAAGGCGGTGCTGTCGCTGCACCACAAGAAGCTGGTCCCCAGCCTCCACTTCAAGACGCCCAACCCGGCGTGCGACTTCCCCAACAGCCCGTTCTACGTGAACACGGAGCTGCGCGACTTCCCGAAGGGCGCCACGCCGCGACGCGCGGGCGTCACGTCGCTGGGCATGGGCGGCACCAACGCGCACGTCATCCTGGAGGAAGCGCCGGAGCCGCCCGCCACCGACACGCCCCGGCGCCCCGCGCAGTTGGTGCTGCTGTCGGCGCGCACGGAGGCGTCGCTGGAGGTGGCCACGGACCGGCTGGCCGCGCACCTGCGCGAGCACCCGGGGACGGAGCTGGCGGACGTGGCGCACACGCTGCAACTGGGCCGCAAGCGCTTCGGCAAGCGGCGCGCGGTGGTGGCGCGCACCCTGGCGGAGCTGATCACTGCGCTGGAGGAGCGCACGCCGGGCCGCGTGTTCAGCGGCGCCGCGGAGAACGCCGGCCGTCCGGTGATGTTCATGTTCTCCGGGCAGGGCTCGCAGTACGTGGACATGGGAAGGGACCTGTATGAGCAGGAGCCCGCCTTCCGCGCCCAGGTGGACACCTGCGCGGAGAAGCTCAAGCCGCACCTGGGCCTGGACCTGCGCACCGTGCTGTACCCGCCCGAGGCGTCGCGCGAGCTGGCCTCGGAGCGCCTCAAGCAGACGGGCCTCGCGCAGCCGGCGCTGTTCGTCATCGAGTACGCGCTCGCGAAGCTGTGGGCGTCATGGGGCGTGACGCCGCACGCGATGGTGGGCCACAGCATCGGTGAGTTCGTGGCCGCGTGCCTCGCGGGCGTCTTCACCCTGGACGACGCGCTGGCGCTGGTCGCCGCGCGAGGCCGGCTCATGCAGTCGCTGCCCGCAGGCTCGATGCTCGCGGTGCCGCTGCTCGTGGCGCAAGTGACGCCGCTGCTGCCGGAGGGCCTGTCCGTGGCGGCGGTGAACAGCCCCACCACCTGCGTCGTCGCGGGCCCCACCGCGCAGGTGGACGCGTTCGAGCAGCAGCTCCAGTCACAGGGCCTCCACGGCTCGCGGCTGCACACGTCGCACGCGTTCCACTCCGCGATGATGGACCCCATCCTGGACGCCTTCCGCGAGGCGGTGCGCAAGGTGGCGCGGCAGGCACCGAAGAAGCCCTACCTGTCCAACGTCACCGGCACCTGGGTGACCTCCGAAGAGGCCACGAGCCCCGAGTACTGGGTGAAGCACCTGCGCGGCGCGGTGCGCTTCGCGGACGGCGTGGCGGAGCTGCTGAAGGAGTCGGACGCCATCCTGCTGGAGGTCGGCCCCGGCAACACGCTGGCCACCCTGGCGCGGCAGCATCCGGACAAGGGCGCGCGGCACGCGATCCTCCACTCGCTGCGCCATCCGAAGGAGCAGCACGCGGACCTGGACACCGTGCTGGGCACGCTGGGCCGGCTGTGGCTGGAGGGCGTGGAGGCGGATTGGGATGCCTTCCGGGGCGAGGAGCGCCGCCGCCGCGTCGCGCTGCCCACGGCCCCCTTCGAGCGTCAGCGCCACTGGGTGGAGCCGCGCAAGGCGACCACCACCTCCGACGGCGAGCGCGCCGAGGCGGTGTCCGCGGATCAGAAGCAGCCCGTGGCCCGCTGGTTCTACCTGCCGTCCTGGCAGCGCTCGCTGCCGCTTCCGAAGAGCGCGTGGAGCGAGAAGAAGTCCTCCTGGTGGCTGTTCCTCCCCGACGAGGCATCCGGTGCGACCGGCGAAAGCCTGGGTGCGCTGCTCGCGCGGAGACTGGAAGAGGCCGGACAGGACGTGCTGCGCATCACCCCGGGCTCCGTCACCGCGAAGCACGCCGAGCACCACTGGACGCTGGCGCTGGGCGGCGAGGGCGCGCTGCTGGAGACGCTCGCCGCGCCAGACCACGTCCTGCACCTGGGGACGCTGGGCGTGGGCGAGCCACGGGGCGAGGCGGACTTCGAGTCCGCGCTGGGCAAGGGATTCCTGGGGTTGATGGGGATCGCGCGGGCCCTGGGCCCTCAGCCCGGCGCGCGGCCGGTGTCTCTGGTCGCCGTCACGGACCGCATGCAGGCGCTGGGCGAGGAGGCGCCGAGCCCGGAGCTGGCCACGGTGCTGGGCCCGGTGCGCGTGATTCCGCAGGAGTACGGCCACCTGTCCGCCAAGGCCGTGGACCTGCGCCTGCCGACGCCGGGGAACTGGCAGGAGGCGGCGCTGGTGGAGGCCCTGCTGTCGGAGGCCGCCACGCCATCCCGGCAGGAGGACGTCATCGCCTACCGTGGCGGCGCGCGCTGGGTGCGGACATACGAGCCCCTCCCGGCGGATGCGCCTCGCGCCGCGCAGGTTCCGCTGCGTGACGGGGGCGTGTACCTGATCATCGGCGGCTTCGGCACCCTGGGCTTCATGCATGCGCGGTCGCTGGCGAAGCGGGTGAAGAAGGCGAAGCTGGTGCTCGCGGGCCGCACTGCCCTGCCGGAGCGCGCGCAGTGGGACGGGCACCTCGCGGCGAATCCCGAGGACGACGCCGTGGCCCGCCGCATCCTCCAGGTGCTCTCCCTGGAGGCGCTGGGCGCGGAGGTCCTCACGGTCTGCCTGGACGCGGCCAACAAGGTCCAGGTGCAGACAGCGGTGGAGGCGGCCGTGTCGCGCTTCGGCGCGCTGCATGGCGTGGTGTTCGCGGCGGGTGACGTGGGCCCGGCCCTCTTCCGGGCCATCCCGGACACCCGGCCGGAGGACGTGCGCGACACCTTCCACGGCCGCGTGCGCGGGCTGTACGCGCTGGAGGAGGCGCTGCGCGGGCGTCCGCTGGACTTCTGCCTGCTGTCGTCGTCGCTGGCGGCGGTGCTCGGGGGCCTGGGGCTGGCGTCGTACGCGGCGGCCACGTCCTTCATGGACGCCTTCGCCACGAAGCAGTCCCAGATGACGCCGGTGCCGTGGATGAGCGTGGGCTGGGACGCGTGGAAGTTCGAGTCCCGCGCCGGAGGCACGCAGAGCCCGTTCGGCGCGCTGGCCATCACCCTCTCCGAGGGCGAGGACGCGTTCGAGCGGCTCTTCCAGTTGGGCCCCGTGCCCCATGTCGCCGTGTCCACGAGCGACCTGCGCGCCCGTGCGAGCAAGTGGTCTCAGCCGGCGTCCCCGCGAGGGCCAGCGGCGAAGCAGGACGTGGGGGCCATTCCAGGCACCACGCCCCGGCCCACGCTCCAGAACGCGTACGTGCCGCCTCGCGACCCGCTGGAGGAGCGGCTGGCCCACCTTTGGGAGACGACGCTCGGCATCGCGCAGGTGGGCGTGCACGACAACTTCTTCGAGCTGGGAGGCAACTCGCTGGTGGGCGTGAAGCTGATCGCGCTCGTGCGTGAACAGTTCGGCGTCGCGCTGCCGGCCGTCACGCTCTACGAGGGCCCCACCGTGGGCGCGCTGGCGAAGCTGCTCCAGGCCGCCAGCGATACCGGGGATGCCGCCCCCGAAGACACCGAAGCGCTCAGCCGTGGTGAGCGCCGCCGCGCCCGCCGCGCGAACCGCCGGGGTGACGACACCCCCGACGAGGAGCCGTAG